One genomic window of Garra rufa chromosome 2, GarRuf1.0, whole genome shotgun sequence includes the following:
- the LOC141325617 gene encoding uncharacterized protein → MFIKVESEENTSELEIWRIKHEEPEPLKINQEEPEPLKIKHEEPEPLKIKHEEPEPLKIKHEEPELLKIKLVEPEHFRIKQEEPEPLRINQEEPEALRIKLVEPEPLKINQEEPEPLRIKLVEHGESIKEKEENEESSQVEEKNHFKTGKPLSCSQVKQKDLRKCCTCTQCGKSFTRKRDLERHMKTHTGEKPFKEHMDIHNREKQHTCDQCGNVYLAASGLSNHLKVHTKVKPHSCHLCGKRFCHLQSLKVYENINTGVRECMCSKCEKISISVTYLKLHKRIHTREKSYECSHCNKRFSQSGDLKTHERIHTGEKPFKCSHCNKRFSQSEHLKRHEMIHTGEKPYKCSHCNKSFNQSSYLKIHERIHTGEKPYKCSHCNKRFNQSSNLKIHEMNHTGEKPYECSHCNRRFNQSSYLKIHERIHTREKSYECSHCNKRFSQSGDLKTHERIHTGEKPFKCSNCNKRFSQSENLKRHEMIHTGEKPYKCSHCNKSFNQSSYLKIHERIHTGEKPYKCSHCNKKFNQSSYLKIHEMNHTGEKPLLFKLQQDISSVSTFENT, encoded by the exons atgtttattaaagtagagagtgaggagaacacgagTGAACTAGAAATCTGGAGAATAAAACACGAGGAACCAGAGCCTTTGAAAATAAATCAGGAGGAACCAGagcctttgaaaataaaacatgaggaaccagagcctttgaaaataaaacatgaggaaccagagcctttgaaaataaaacatgaggaaccagaacttttaaaaataaaacttgtggaaccagaacattttagaataaaacaggaggaaccagaacctttgagaataaatcaggaggaaccagaagctttgagaataaaacttgtggaaccagaacctttgaaaataaatcaggaggaaccagaacctttgagaataaaacttgTGGAACATGGAG agtcgattaaagaaaaagaggagaatgaagaatcaagtcaagttgaggagaaaaatcatttcaaaacaggaaaacctttgagttgctctcaagtcaaacagaaagatttaaggAAATGttgcacctgcactcagtgtggaaagagtttcacaagaaaaagagatcttgagcgtcacatgaaaactcatactggagagaaaccattcaaGGAGCACATGGACATCCACAATAGAGAGAAGcagcacacatgtgatcaatgtggtaaCGTGTATTTAGCAGCTTCAGGTCTGAGTAATCACTtgaaagttcatacaaaggtgaagccacattcatgccatttgtgtggtaagagattttgCCATCTACAAAGTTTGAAAGTATATGAGAACATAAATACTGGTGTGAGAGAATGCATGTGTTCAAAgtgtgaaaagatttctatttcggtaacttatttaaaactgcataagaggatccacactagagagaaatcttatgaatgctcacactgcaacaagcgatttagtcagtcaggagacctgaaaacacatgagaggatccacactggagagaaaccttttaagtgttcacactgcaacaagagatttagtcagtcagaacatttgaaaaggcatgagatgatccacactggagagaaaccttataagtgttcacactgcaacaaaagttttaaccagtcatcatatctgaaaatacatgagaggattcacactggagagaaaccttataaatgctcacactgcaacaagagatttaaccAGTCATCAAATCTAAAAATACATGAGAtgaaccacactggagagaaaccttatgagtgttcacactgcaacaggagatttaaccagtcatcatatctaaaaatacatgagaggatccacactagagagaaatcttatgaatgctcacactgcaacaagcgatttagtcagtcaggagacctgaaaacacatgagaggatccacactggagagaaaccttttaagtgttcaaactgcaacaagagatttagtcagtcagaaaATTTGAAAAggcatgagatgatccacactggagagaaaccttataagtgttcacactgcaacaaaagttttaaccagtcatcatatctgaaaatacatgagaggattcacactggagagaaaccttataaatgctcacactgcaacaagaaatttaaccagtcatcatatctaaaaatacatgagatgaaccacactggagagaaacctttatTGTTCAAACTGCAACAAGACATTTcatcagtcagtacatttgaaaacacatga